The DNA sequence CGAACGACGATGTAGCCGCCGGCTCCTGGCCCTGCGATTCCTCGACGAGATAGGCGAGCTGTACATCGGAGAGCTGAAAGGCTGGCGAATCGAAGCGGGGGATCTCTATTTCGGAGCGTTCGATGCCCAGCGCGCCCTGCGTGGTCGACTCAAACTCCACCGCCAGCATGTGCCGCCCCGGTCTCGCATCGAGGGCCAGTGCGCCGATCCATAACGAGGCGCCGTCGAAGCGGTAAACCTGGGTGCCCGGGGCTTCCTCGATGTGATGCCGGCTGCGCGCGGTGACGCCGCCCGGATCCGATACCAGGAAGGCGCCGGCATCGAGGCCCAGCTTGAGCGGCTCATTTCGAGGTCCAACAGCCAGTGGAATGCCATAGGTGACGTAGACATCCGCCCGGCCGTCCACGCCTTTAAATGCGCTGGCGATGTGGGGGAAAAACACCCTTCTGCCCGCCGGCTCGAATGCGTACGCTTCCGGTGTCTCGCGTATCGTGTTTCGGGTCTTGATCACATAATCAAAATCCGCCGCCGTCGACTGCATGGCGTTGAAGGCATCCGAGCAGGGGGTATACAGCGTAAATTCGTTGAGGGGTGGGATGGCCACGTTCTGCGCGTCCGCGAAGTTGCCGGCGTTGCCGAAAACGAACCGGTATTCCGGGTATTCGAAAATGTGAAAATTGCTGATGCTACTGAGATTGCCCGACGTCGTGCGGCCGCTGCAGCTGGCCACCGTATTACTCATGTAATACATCGCCCGGGGCGGGCCATAACGCACATAGACGCGACCGCGGTCGGAGTCCCACCCACGCAGACGGAGCTTCTCCTCGCCGAACTGGAGATCCACATACACCAGCCGCGCATAATGCTCCAGTTCGCGTTCGTTGGCGTCGGTGAGAAATCGCGGGTCGCGGCCGGCCCAGAACCCATCGGCAGAGAAGGACGAGTCGGACGCCACGAGCGCTTCGCCGGCTTCGTTCATCACCCGGTGAAGGTCGGTGTACACCGCTCGCTCCTCCGGCGGCATCAGGTCGAGAGCTTTCCGAAAGGTGCGTTCGGCTTCGTCGGAATGACCCAGCCGCTGCGCGGCGTAGCCGGAGAAGCGCCACGCGTCGGGGTCGTCCGGAAATTGGACCTGCATTCGGGTCGCCCAATAGCGCATGGCCGGGGCGTCGCCGGCGGCTGAAAGGAGCGTCATGAGCGGGCGGTACGCTTCGCGGTAGGCCGGCTCTCGTTCAAGAACCCGTGTGAGGCGCTCGTGGGCCTCGGTAAAAGCAGAATCCGCCCTGGCGCTCAAGTCCTGCACATTGTAGCCCCGATGCCGCATCTCTTCGATATCAAACGGGTTGTGCGTCGGCGGAGGGTTGGGGGCATCCGGGATATCTTTATCGTCCACGACCAAACGACGAAAGGCTTCGCGATTGGTCTCCAGGACCGACTCGAACGGCGTCAGCTCAGGCAGTCGGATGCGGTCTCGGTGGTGCTGAAAGACAAGGGTGCGCTCCGCGGCGCGCGCGGTATTCGCGTAGGCGTTGTCCGCGTCGATGGCCAGCATATCGCGGAGCATGTCCCGTTCCCTGGCCTTCTGGATAAGGCGAAACGCACGCGATCCGATACGGTGCTGCCATTCCCGGTACAGCAAATTGGTTCGATCCAGATCGATGGCCCGGTTGATGGACCGCGTGGCGTTCGGCTCATCGTCCAGCACATCGTATACGCGGGCGAGATAATACTGAGCAAGGGCATGATCGCTTCCCAACGCCTCTAAAAGGCTGATCGCCTCCTCATGCCGACCGGATTCAAACGCTTCCACACCCCGCTGGAATCGTAGCGAATCCGGCGCCGATTGGGCTACCGCCTGAAGCGTAGCGGCGAGGAACGAGACAAGCAAAAACGCGACGCCGAATATCCCGTGCAGCACCTGCGACCGGGTCAGGAGGAAACGCATTGTCGAACACCGAGGGTAGGCTGTGGATTTCGTGTCAACGCCGCCGACAGGCGACGGGTCCATCGGGAGGTGTGAACCCGATCGACCCTACACAAAGTACCTGTGAACCACTGAATATCCAGGGACTGTATTTCCAGAAACAGTACTCCAGAAACAGTACTTCAGAAACAGTACCACAAACCGGCAATCCACAGCCCACCGCCGGCTAACGCATGAAGTGCACCACGTGCGTCACCACGCCCAACACTTCAAACCGCATGTCTTCGATGATGTCGATCGGCGGATACTCGGGGTTGGCCGATACCAGGCGGACCTTTCCGTTTCGATACTCGATCCGTTTCACCGTCAATTCCCCCTGCACCGCCGCAACCACAAAGTCGTTGTTCCTGTGTTTCACCGAACGATCGACCACCAGCAAGTCGCCGTCGATGATGCCGGCCTGGACAAGCGAGTGCCCCTGAACACGCACCAGAAACGTGTAAGCAGGTTTGGAAATCAAGTCGTTCAAGCACATCGGCGGCTCGAGTACGCTGCCGGCTGACCGATCGGCGGGCGCGCTCGAATACCGGTTCGCGATACCCACCGTCGTACCGGCGGTCCCTTGATGGCTCGGAGGGATGCTGCTCCTGTTTTTTGCAGGCTGTGCCATCGGGCGTTGAGTGACGGCGGGCTGGACGCCGACGCGGGGCATCGAGGTGACATTAGCCGAGGCTATATGAGCAGTCGCAAGAGGCGAGATCGAGTGTACAGCAAGTGCCATAGTCTGCATGCGCGTCTAAGTGAAGGGAAGAAGAGTCGGTTGCCGGTAGCAATATACATATATCACACATATAATTGTCCAGTCCTTCTGCATGGCACCAACAATTTTTTTTTTTGCCCGTGTTGCGTACGCCCTACACCCTCCTGTCCAGCAAGGGCGTCAGCGACGACACTCGGCAAAAGAGCCGGCGGTAGGCCGCCGCCTCACCCAGCAAGAGTCCCAGCGTATCGCCTTTGGATTGAGCCCCTGGAGCCGTTTTCCACAGGCGAACGTGGCCGCCGGACATCGTCTCAACCGCCAGCCCGAGCGAGGCTAGCGATTTTAACCCCTCGAGCACCGCGATATCGGTGCCGGCCATCGCCGCGGAGATTACCTCCAGCTCCGTCTCGCCCTGGAATTCCTCCAGCGCGTATTTCGCCACGCCGGCGAGTCGCCGTTGGAATGCCGCCACCCGCTCCAATGCGGGCTCCCGCCCGAATACCACGACGGTTTCGGGACGAACACGCGCCAGCACCTCATCCACCACCTGTTGATGGGGCGGGCAGGTCCAGATCACCAGCACGGGCGAGGGCTTCAGCAGGTGCCGGCCCACCATACCAGGCCAGACAGGGCCGACCTCGCCCCACACCTGGGCGTCGGGGTAGCGGTTCACCACTTCGGTCAGTTGTCTTTCCGGGTCCGTTGACCCCCGCAAATCTTCGATCCGAAGCCCCTCCACCGCCATCCGAGGCGCCTCGCCGCCGGCTTCTCGATGTTCCTGCCAGGTCAGCGTGAGCGAGCCCCTCCCCCTGAAATAACCCACTCGCGCGCGCAACACCAGATCGAGTGCACCCTCCGGTGCACGCTCGTCGGCGCTGTTCCACCACAGCACCTCGCACTCGGCTTCCGAACGGCCCTTCAGCGTCACTTTACGATGACGGGCCGTTTTGCCGAGGGTACGAACTGAGAGGGGCTCCAGGCCGGTACAAAGGATATTGACGGGAGGATTCCCCGGCCCAAAGGGTGCGGCCGCCTGGAGCTCTTCAGCCAGATCAGTGGTGAGAGCGTCCATGTCGACCTTCAGCGCGATCTCGAGCACGGGGTCGGGCGGAGCGCCATCACGCTGTGTGGAGAGGGCCGTCGACACGCCCACCCGAAAACGATCGATCCGGTCCGCGTCAATCGCCAGGCCGGCCGCCATGGGGTGGCCGCCGAACCCATGTAGCATCGCCGTCTGGGTCGCTATCGCTTCGGTGACATTATAGCCGTCCACCGATCGCGCCGACCCACGCGCCGGTTCACCCTCCGGGCTTGCCAGCAGGATGACGGGTTTCCCATATTCCTCGACCAGTCGGCTCGCCACGATCCCGATCACCCCCTGATGCCAGTGCGGATGCGCCAGCACCAGCGCCGCGTACTGGGCTAGTGTCGGGTCTTTGTCGACCTGCTCGCGTGCGGCGCCATAGACCTGGTCGGTTAATAACTTTCGCTCCTCGTTCAGCCGCTCCAGTTCGCCCGCGATCTGCCCGGCAAGCGCTCGATCCTTCGTCGTGAGCAGCGGCACGGCCACATTGGCGTCCGCCAGCCGGCCGACGGCGTTCAGCCGGGGGCCAATGCCGAAACCGATGTCCTCCTCGGTGAGGACGGATGCCTGTATGCCGGCCCGCTCCATGATCGCCTTTAGCCCCACCCGTTCCGTCCGTCGCAACACGGAAAGACCGCGTTGCAGCAGGTAACGTGTATCGTTAACCTGTGTGGCAAGGTCGGCCACGATGCCCAGCGCCACGAGGTCCAGATACGCCTCCACCTCGTCCGCACGTCCGGCTCGCGTAAACAACGCCTCGACGACTTTAAACACTACGCCCACGCCGGGCAATGCTGCAAGGGGGTGTTCGGGCGGCAGAAACTTTGGATTGACGAGCGCCAGCGCCTCGGGCAACACCGCCGGCAAATCGTGGTGATCCGTGATGATTACCTCGACGCCGGCCGCGTTCGCCATCGCGACGGCGTCAGCCGCCGCGATGCCGGTGTCGCAGGTCACCAGCAACTCGAAGCCGGCATCGATATAGGTCCGCAGCACATCCGGGCGGACACCGTGTGACTCGCGGGCGCGGACGGGGATGTGGTAGAGGACGAGCGCCCCGAGCGCCTCCAGCGCCGAGACAAACAGCGCCGTCGAGGTCTGCCCGTCAACATCAAAATCGCCCCAGATCAGGATCCGCTCGCCACGCCTGATGGCGGTTTCGATGCGTTCGACACCGGCGACGAGCCCCGGCATCGCCTCGGGCGGCGCCGGGGTGTACCCATCGGGATCGAGAAAGGCACGAACGTGCGCCGGATCGACGAGCCCACGTTGCAACAGGATACGCGCCAGATGCGGCCGGCCGCCGGCGGCATGCAGCAGCGATGGCGGAATGGGGGTGGTTTGTGGGAGCAGTCGCCAGGTGCGCATGGAGATAGACTAATGGAAGGCAATCGCCTCGATGGCGTCCAGGTCGCCGAGAAGGTCGATGTCCAACTCGGCGTATTCGTCGGCCTCATTGCCCGTCAGCTCGCCGGCGACACGACCGCGTCCACAGAACGAGCGGTAGATACACAGTTGACAGGTCCGCTCGCGCTCTGTGAGAGCAAAATGCTCTTCGGCCTGCCGGCGTTCGATACGATCCACAAGATCGAGCAGGTAGCGTTCATCGCGTGCATAGGCCTCGGCGTCATACGCGATTAGCTCGGGGTCCTCGGGGTGCATGGCGTACCAGTAGACCATCTGGATGGCCTCCGGAGGAATGGGCACGCCGCCGGTCAACTGCGCGCCGGCGGAAGCCAGCAAGTAGCGATACACGCGGGTCTGGAGCCGATCCAGAAGATTGCGGCGTTCGGCTTTGTGAGGCGATGTCTTCCAATCGAAGATGACAGCCACCTCGCCTGTCCAGACGATCAGGTCGTACTTGGCGACCAGCGGCGGGCCCGCCGGCCCGATGGCCCCAACCAGCATCCGCTCGACAAGGCGGCGTCCGGCCACTTCGCTCGCGGGGTCATACATCCCGTAGTTCTCCCACCAGGTGGCGATACACGGCCGATCGATCGCGGTCGGTTCGAGCACGGGAGCGTCGAGCAGGTCTTGCTGCACCATCTGGTGGAAGCGCCGGCCGTCGGCCATAAGCTGCTCATAAACCAGGGGGGGACTTGCCGGCACCGCCGGCCAGGTCATCCGGTCCAGGTATTGGAGCTCGAAGCGCCGCTCACAGTCGACAAACGCCTGGAGCGTATGGGCGCTGTAGACGATCTGTCTGGGATCAGCCATGGGATTCGAGATACCGTTTGAGTGCATCGAACGCGGCGGCCGGCCTGTTTTTGCCTTTCCCGTTGTTCGATGTCACGATCAACTCGCGCCGCGCGCGGGTGACGCCTACATACAGGAGTCGGAGCCGTTCTCGGGCATATTCGTAGCGGGACAGCCCGGAGGCGTCACCTTCCCGGTGCGGCGTGCCATCGAGGGCGGCGTCGAGCTGAGCCAGCGCTTCCGCCTCCAGGTTCAGCTTGTCGCGCACGAACCACTTTTCCGACTGGAACGCATCGGTTTCCAGGCCGGCGGGGAAGTGGAAGTCGTTCACCGACAGGATATACACCCGGTCCCATTCGAGCCCTTTTGCGCCGTGCATCGTCGCCACGGCGACCTGGCCGCGATACGCCTCGGGGTCGAATCCTCCTTTATCGGCCTCGATGGCGCGCAGCCGGCGCTGGTCCTTCGCGATCACTTCAAGTTCGCGCTGGAAGGCGTCAAGTGTGTCCAAACGCTGTTCGACACCCAGATGATACTCGGCCTTTCGGCTGAGCTCGTCTCCAAACAGCTGGGTCATAGCGAGTTTTTCGGGCTCGACGAACAGGTCCTGCGCCAGCCCGGTGAGGAGCTCGCTGATCGGCAACAGGGCCAGCCGGTGCCAGGCACGCAACTGCGTCCGGAACGCCTGGAAATACGCCACTGCGTCGGCATCCTGGACGCCGGCCAGCCAGTCCGCCCCCGGCCGGGGCCAAACGAAGGCCTCGACATCACCGCATTCCGCCAGCAGCGCGGCGTGTTCGTCAAGCCGCCGGCTCGTTTCTTCGGACGACTCGTCGCGTTTCACGCGGGCAAACCAGACTTTATACACCAACGGCAACAGCTTCGTGGCGGAAGGGTGGGCCAGATGTTGGAGGACGCGGCACAGAGCGCCGGCCGCCTCACGC is a window from the Rhodothermales bacterium genome containing:
- a CDS encoding GWxTD domain-containing protein, which produces MRFLLTRSQVLHGIFGVAFLLVSFLAATLQAVAQSAPDSLRFQRGVEAFESGRHEEAISLLEALGSDHALAQYYLARVYDVLDDEPNATRSINRAIDLDRTNLLYREWQHRIGSRAFRLIQKARERDMLRDMLAIDADNAYANTARAAERTLVFQHHRDRIRLPELTPFESVLETNREAFRRLVVDDKDIPDAPNPPPTHNPFDIEEMRHRGYNVQDLSARADSAFTEAHERLTRVLEREPAYREAYRPLMTLLSAAGDAPAMRYWATRMQVQFPDDPDAWRFSGYAAQRLGHSDEAERTFRKALDLMPPEERAVYTDLHRVMNEAGEALVASDSSFSADGFWAGRDPRFLTDANERELEHYARLVYVDLQFGEEKLRLRGWDSDRGRVYVRYGPPRAMYYMSNTVASCSGRTTSGNLSSISNFHIFEYPEYRFVFGNAGNFADAQNVAIPPLNEFTLYTPCSDAFNAMQSTAADFDYVIKTRNTIRETPEAYAFEPAGRRVFFPHIASAFKGVDGRADVYVTYGIPLAVGPRNEPLKLGLDAGAFLVSDPGGVTARSRHHIEEAPGTQVYRFDGASLWIGALALDARPGRHMLAVEFESTTQGALGIERSEIEIPRFDSPAFQLSDVQLAYLVEESQGQEPAATSSFERRGYRIQPSPWGVFGVEQPLYIYFEIYNLRMTSEGRSRYEIEALLVAKSDEGRIAQLFRRAFRRGRGGEGVAVRFDGAGSSAEEGQYFILDASTQSPGAYVLALRVKDLETGTTSERTRTVLLE
- the recJ gene encoding single-stranded-DNA-specific exonuclease RecJ, with amino-acid sequence MRTWRLLPQTTPIPPSLLHAAGGRPHLARILLQRGLVDPAHVRAFLDPDGYTPAPPEAMPGLVAGVERIETAIRRGERILIWGDFDVDGQTSTALFVSALEALGALVLYHIPVRARESHGVRPDVLRTYIDAGFELLVTCDTGIAAADAVAMANAAGVEVIITDHHDLPAVLPEALALVNPKFLPPEHPLAALPGVGVVFKVVEALFTRAGRADEVEAYLDLVALGIVADLATQVNDTRYLLQRGLSVLRRTERVGLKAIMERAGIQASVLTEEDIGFGIGPRLNAVGRLADANVAVPLLTTKDRALAGQIAGELERLNEERKLLTDQVYGAAREQVDKDPTLAQYAALVLAHPHWHQGVIGIVASRLVEEYGKPVILLASPEGEPARGSARSVDGYNVTEAIATQTAMLHGFGGHPMAAGLAIDADRIDRFRVGVSTALSTQRDGAPPDPVLEIALKVDMDALTTDLAEELQAAAPFGPGNPPVNILCTGLEPLSVRTLGKTARHRKVTLKGRSEAECEVLWWNSADERAPEGALDLVLRARVGYFRGRGSLTLTWQEHREAGGEAPRMAVEGLRIEDLRGSTDPERQLTEVVNRYPDAQVWGEVGPVWPGMVGRHLLKPSPVLVIWTCPPHQQVVDEVLARVRPETVVVFGREPALERVAAFQRRLAGVAKYALEEFQGETELEVISAAMAGTDIAVLEGLKSLASLGLAVETMSGGHVRLWKTAPGAQSKGDTLGLLLGEAAAYRRLFCRVSSLTPLLDRRV
- a CDS encoding PD-(D/E)XK nuclease family protein, which produces MADPRQIVYSAHTLQAFVDCERRFELQYLDRMTWPAVPASPPLVYEQLMADGRRFHQMVQQDLLDAPVLEPTAIDRPCIATWWENYGMYDPASEVAGRRLVERMLVGAIGPAGPPLVAKYDLIVWTGEVAVIFDWKTSPHKAERRNLLDRLQTRVYRYLLASAGAQLTGGVPIPPEAIQMVYWYAMHPEDPELIAYDAEAYARDERYLLDLVDRIERRQAEEHFALTERERTCQLCIYRSFCGRGRVAGELTGNEADEYAELDIDLLGDLDAIEAIAFH
- a CDS encoding S24 family peptidase, translating into MISKPAYTFLVRVQGHSLVQAGIIDGDLLVVDRSVKHRNNDFVVAAVQGELTVKRIEYRNGKVRLVSANPEYPPIDIIEDMRFEVLGVVTHVVHFMR